The following coding sequences are from one Seonamhaeicola sp. ML3 window:
- a CDS encoding tetratricopeptide repeat protein, which yields MKKALVLATLFISSLQSFAQEKIPFVDVDEVLELVSKSSDEGDYAKTLEHLNKINKSDSSYCSILTSKSYYLLNSEKYEEVIQTTNEGLSLGCHDTKLSFYINKGLAYNYMEDYDKALKVFNEGLKIFPKNYLLWYNKGVVLESSDRLEDAIKAYQESIVLRPTYIRPHLQLGNICYKQRRITQALMCYDVYLLLKFGDKSAFNTLQSLNNVVKEKNENEPNPDLEISVDDEAFDEIDLIIENRIALNKNYNVDNKINISLTKQNHALLAQIEDFEGNGGFWDQNYVPLFKWIANNNLFDGFTYTLSHSIKNEKLKKIIDQHEKDILDFRNAFYRKWYDILGANTELLIDGKKQKGNYSYNNYDAQGMGVLKNDTNIGFWQFFTENGQLFSEGSHDGNGERIGKWTWYFKNGKINEIANYEGGKLNGAFLNFYDNVKPKIITTYKDGALHGEYKYHNDDGALIQKKFFKNGKLDGLYKSYFKVGEELLEWHIPYANDSVVSVATEYYANGDVYAEIPFKNGKRHGVEKKYHFNKKLSSEISYANGELNGPYKTYFNNGNIEEEGFSKDNFYDSPWKIYHKDGTLKIEQTYVKGSLNDIYKEYDTDGKLYSEFEYRKGEVIAYKYYNKNGEIIKEARKKGGEFSFIGHTPQGTVNAKGLYDIKGGKEGPWEFFSNNGVLTGKGTYKDNMAIGEHLNYYNNGEIESISSYRNDSLTGYYAAYHLNGQLKRQGWNKNGSSVGEWRSYYIDGTLEEINFYHKDDLHGYQETFSVDGKLKSRYLYKYGKVLSETYFNKDGEAMGTCNYAPEASQYNLVYNYENGKPEMTIPYVNGVKHGTFIAYDYYGNISLKGDYNNGEMNGEWIWYYENGKKDIVKNYRDGNLHGELIDYYKSGNIEEKRYYEFGNAEGKWLGYHENGKVSDEKNYYNDKLHGKRKFFSKSGHLQLIRFYEHGRLIGYSYLDTNSKEVPMIPLERETGKIISYFDNGKVSREMEYLNGDLVNNYKEYYYSGQLESEMNFIADKYNGPVTSFYQNGTKKSVFNYQYGVLQGLAVLYHENGKLKEEINYRNDVLHGENKYFDDNGKLVKIEFNHNGDIYKVETF from the coding sequence ATGAAAAAAGCCTTAGTACTAGCAACGCTTTTTATATCTTCTTTACAATCTTTTGCCCAAGAAAAAATACCATTTGTTGATGTCGATGAAGTCTTAGAATTGGTCTCAAAAAGTTCAGATGAAGGTGACTATGCAAAAACTCTAGAACATCTAAATAAAATTAACAAGAGTGATTCATCGTACTGTTCAATTCTCACCTCTAAATCTTATTACCTGCTAAATTCTGAAAAATATGAAGAGGTTATACAAACAACCAATGAAGGTTTAAGTTTAGGTTGTCATGACACAAAATTATCTTTCTACATAAATAAAGGACTGGCTTATAATTACATGGAAGATTACGATAAGGCCTTAAAAGTGTTTAACGAAGGGCTTAAAATATTTCCTAAAAACTACTTACTGTGGTACAACAAAGGTGTTGTGCTAGAAAGTTCAGACCGCCTTGAAGACGCCATAAAAGCCTATCAAGAATCTATAGTATTAAGACCAACTTACATAAGACCGCATTTACAGCTTGGCAATATTTGTTATAAACAACGCCGTATTACTCAAGCATTAATGTGCTATGATGTTTACTTACTGCTAAAATTTGGTGACAAAAGCGCTTTCAATACATTACAGTCCCTAAATAATGTAGTAAAAGAAAAAAATGAGAACGAACCGAACCCCGATTTGGAAATCTCGGTCGATGATGAGGCTTTCGACGAAATAGATTTAATTATAGAAAACAGAATAGCTCTTAACAAAAACTATAACGTTGATAACAAAATCAACATCTCGCTTACCAAACAGAACCATGCATTATTGGCACAGATAGAAGATTTTGAGGGCAATGGCGGTTTCTGGGACCAGAACTATGTACCCTTATTTAAATGGATTGCAAACAATAACTTATTTGACGGATTTACATATACCTTATCTCATTCCATTAAAAATGAAAAACTCAAAAAAATTATTGATCAACACGAAAAAGATATCTTAGATTTTAGAAATGCTTTTTACAGAAAATGGTACGATATTTTAGGTGCAAATACCGAATTGCTGATTGATGGAAAAAAGCAAAAGGGCAACTATAGCTATAACAACTACGATGCACAAGGTATGGGTGTTCTTAAAAACGATACCAATATTGGATTTTGGCAATTTTTTACCGAAAACGGGCAGTTATTTTCTGAAGGCTCACATGATGGCAACGGAGAGCGAATTGGTAAATGGACTTGGTATTTTAAAAACGGTAAAATAAACGAAATTGCTAACTATGAAGGCGGAAAGCTAAACGGTGCATTTCTTAATTTTTACGACAACGTAAAGCCTAAAATAATAACCACCTATAAAGACGGGGCGCTACACGGTGAATACAAATATCATAACGATGATGGGGCGCTAATTCAAAAGAAATTCTTCAAAAACGGAAAGCTAGATGGTTTATATAAATCCTATTTTAAAGTGGGCGAAGAACTTTTAGAATGGCATATTCCTTATGCCAACGATAGTGTCGTATCTGTAGCTACCGAATATTATGCCAATGGCGATGTTTACGCCGAAATTCCTTTTAAAAATGGCAAAAGGCATGGTGTGGAAAAGAAATACCATTTTAATAAAAAACTGTCATCTGAAATCTCTTATGCCAATGGAGAACTTAATGGCCCTTACAAAACATATTTCAATAATGGTAACATAGAAGAAGAAGGCTTCAGTAAAGATAATTTCTATGATAGCCCCTGGAAAATATACCACAAAGACGGTACTTTAAAAATAGAACAAACCTATGTTAAAGGGAGTTTAAACGATATTTATAAAGAATATGACACAGATGGTAAGTTATATTCAGAATTCGAATACAGAAAAGGAGAAGTTATTGCCTATAAATACTATAATAAGAATGGTGAAATTATTAAAGAAGCCCGCAAAAAAGGTGGTGAGTTTAGCTTTATAGGCCATACACCTCAAGGGACAGTTAATGCTAAGGGGCTTTACGACATTAAAGGTGGAAAAGAGGGACCTTGGGAGTTTTTCTCCAATAACGGAGTGCTTACCGGCAAAGGAACTTATAAAGACAATATGGCCATTGGAGAGCATTTAAATTATTACAATAACGGTGAAATAGAATCTATATCTTCATACAGGAATGATTCTCTAACGGGTTACTATGCCGCCTATCATCTTAATGGTCAATTAAAAAGACAAGGTTGGAACAAAAATGGTTCGTCTGTGGGCGAGTGGCGTTCGTACTATATCGATGGTACACTAGAAGAAATAAACTTTTACCATAAAGACGATTTACACGGCTACCAAGAAACTTTTAGCGTTGATGGTAAGCTAAAAAGCAGATACCTCTACAAATATGGCAAGGTACTTAGCGAAACCTACTTTAACAAAGATGGGGAAGCCATGGGAACTTGTAATTATGCCCCAGAAGCATCTCAATACAATCTTGTTTATAATTACGAGAATGGAAAACCTGAAATGACAATTCCCTATGTAAACGGAGTAAAACATGGCACATTCATTGCTTACGACTATTATGGCAATATCAGTTTAAAAGGAGATTATAATAATGGCGAAATGAATGGTGAGTGGATTTGGTATTACGAAAATGGCAAAAAAGACATTGTAAAAAACTATAGAGACGGTAATCTGCATGGTGAGTTGATAGATTATTACAAGAGTGGAAATATTGAGGAAAAACGATATTATGAATTTGGTAATGCTGAAGGTAAATGGCTTGGCTACCACGAAAACGGAAAAGTCTCTGATGAGAAAAACTACTACAACGACAAGCTGCATGGTAAACGCAAATTCTTTAGCAAATCTGGACATCTGCAACTCATAAGATTCTACGAACATGGACGATTGATAGGCTATAGTTACCTAGACACTAATTCTAAAGAAGTACCCATGATTCCTCTGGAAAGAGAAACTGGAAAGATTATATCTTATTTTGATAATGGGAAAGTTTCTAGAGAAATGGAATATTTAAACGGCGACTTAGTTAATAACTATAAAGAGTATTACTACTCTGGGCAGTTAGAAAGTGAAATGAATTTTATTGCTGATAAATACAATGGCCCAGTGACCAGCTTTTACCAAAACGGGACTAAAAAATCCGTATTCAACTATCAATACGGTGTCCTTCAAGGTTTAGCTGTATTGTATCATGAAAATGGAAAATTAAAGGAAGAAATAAATTACAGAAACGATGTGTTACATGGAGAGAATAAATATTTCGATGATAACGGAAAGCTGGTTAAGATTGAATTTAACCACAATGGCGATATATACAAAGTTGAAACCTTCTAG
- a CDS encoding metal ABC transporter permease, producing MSSAQIEIQLIGCLAAIACAIPGTFLVLRKMAMISDAISHSILPGIVIGFFITQDLNSPLLILLAAITGIITVILVEYIQKTGLVKEDTAIGLVFPALFSIGVIMIAKNANDVHLDVDAVLLGELTFAPFDRFMVSGIDLGPKSLWVIGSILMVTVGLLFAFFKELKVSTFDAGLAASLGFSPAIMHYGLMSISSVTTVGAFDAVGAILVVALMIAPAATAYLLTNNLKRMLLYAIGFGVFSAISGYWVAHWLDASISGSITTVLGLIFLMVYLFAPDRGIIAVLYREKQQRTEVSLLTFLLHLKNHNEEEERHVNHLNEHINWQKVRSKTVLDLALKNNMIVIQNNIVTLTDKGDQFTSKAIDYIMTNKDAQIEHMKEDFFLFRG from the coding sequence ATGAGTAGTGCTCAAATAGAAATACAACTTATTGGGTGCTTAGCAGCAATTGCTTGTGCCATTCCCGGCACCTTCTTGGTATTGCGTAAAATGGCCATGATAAGCGATGCCATAAGCCATTCTATTTTACCGGGTATTGTTATTGGTTTCTTTATCACTCAAGACCTCAACTCTCCGTTATTGATTTTACTAGCAGCCATTACAGGGATAATAACGGTTATCTTGGTGGAGTATATTCAAAAAACTGGATTGGTAAAAGAAGACACAGCCATTGGCCTAGTCTTTCCCGCACTATTTAGTATTGGTGTTATAATGATTGCAAAAAATGCCAACGATGTGCATTTAGATGTAGATGCCGTATTATTAGGTGAATTGACCTTTGCACCTTTTGATAGGTTTATGGTTTCAGGAATCGATTTGGGCCCAAAATCCTTATGGGTAATAGGCAGTATATTAATGGTAACCGTAGGATTATTATTTGCTTTTTTCAAAGAACTAAAAGTTAGCACCTTCGATGCTGGCTTGGCGGCGTCTTTAGGATTCTCACCAGCGATTATGCATTACGGTTTAATGAGCATTTCTTCGGTAACTACGGTTGGTGCTTTTGATGCCGTTGGTGCTATTTTGGTGGTGGCACTTATGATTGCTCCAGCTGCAACAGCATATCTGCTCACAAATAACTTAAAGCGCATGCTGTTATACGCCATCGGTTTTGGTGTTTTTAGCGCCATATCGGGCTATTGGGTGGCACATTGGTTAGATGCTTCTATATCGGGTTCTATAACAACCGTTCTGGGACTCATCTTTTTAATGGTTTATTTATTTGCTCCAGACAGAGGAATTATTGCCGTCTTGTACAGAGAAAAACAGCAACGCACAGAGGTTTCGCTATTAACCTTTCTGTTGCACTTAAAAAACCATAACGAGGAAGAAGAACGCCATGTAAACCACTTAAACGAACATATTAATTGGCAAAAGGTACGTAGCAAAACCGTATTGGATTTAGCACTAAAAAACAATATGATTGTTATTCAAAATAATATAGTAACGTTAACAGACAAAGGCGACCAATTTACGTCTAAAGCTATCGATTATATCATGACCAACAAAGACGCCCAGATTGAACACATGAAAGAAGACTTCTTTTTGTTTAGAGGGTAG
- a CDS encoding metal ABC transporter permease has translation MDILKYIELVFTDYTLRTITLGTAILGAVTGMLGSFAVLRKQSLLGDAISHAALPGIALAFLITGAKDSNVLLLGALVSGLIGTFWIRGIITKTHLKSDTALGLILSLFFGFGMLLLTFIQKQPNANQAGLDKYLFGQAATLVVKDVWVMAIVTGICLIILLLFWKEFKILLFDADFTKTLGFNTKTIDILITSFIVLAIVLGLQTVGVVLMSAMLLAPAAAARQWTNSLGKMVLLAAIFGALSGVFGTAISATQNNLSTGPVIVIIASVFVFVSFVFSPSRGLLFKQIRFIKNRRDLKLNKTLAFMYHIAETHENISHPHTTKILNNFQGFTKATLQKLVNKNYVKLQGNMWSLTPEGFKAASNLYNQQEDE, from the coding sequence ATGGATATTTTAAAATACATAGAATTAGTCTTTACAGACTACACCCTAAGAACCATTACCTTAGGAACCGCCATACTAGGTGCAGTTACAGGTATGTTAGGCAGCTTTGCAGTACTTAGAAAACAAAGCTTACTGGGTGATGCCATTTCGCATGCTGCATTACCTGGAATAGCCTTAGCATTTTTAATAACGGGTGCCAAAGATAGCAATGTACTTCTTTTAGGTGCTTTAGTAAGCGGACTCATTGGCACCTTTTGGATTAGAGGTATCATTACCAAAACCCATTTAAAATCTGATACTGCTCTAGGACTCATCCTTTCTTTGTTTTTTGGGTTTGGAATGTTACTGTTGACTTTTATTCAAAAACAACCCAATGCCAATCAGGCGGGACTTGACAAATATTTATTTGGGCAAGCAGCCACATTAGTGGTAAAAGATGTTTGGGTGATGGCTATTGTTACGGGCATTTGCCTTATCATTTTGCTACTCTTCTGGAAAGAGTTTAAAATCCTGTTGTTTGATGCCGATTTCACAAAAACCTTGGGATTCAATACCAAAACCATCGATATTTTAATTACCAGTTTTATTGTTTTAGCCATTGTTTTAGGGCTTCAAACGGTTGGTGTTGTTCTAATGAGTGCGATGTTATTGGCACCAGCGGCCGCGGCAAGACAATGGACAAATAGTTTAGGGAAAATGGTATTATTAGCCGCTATATTTGGTGCACTTTCGGGGGTATTCGGAACCGCTATAAGCGCTACCCAAAACAACCTTTCTACAGGTCCTGTTATAGTAATTATAGCCAGTGTTTTTGTATTCGTATCTTTTGTATTTTCCCCAAGTCGCGGTCTATTATTTAAGCAAATCCGATTTATAAAAAACCGTCGCGATTTAAAACTAAACAAGACCTTGGCTTTTATGTATCATATTGCCGAAACTCACGAAAACATATCACATCCGCATACCACTAAAATCTTAAATAATTTTCAAGGTTTTACCAAAGCTACCCTTCAAAAGTTAGTCAATAAAAACTATGTTAAACTACAGGGAAATATGTGGAGTTTAACACCTGAAGGATTTAAAGCAGCATCTAATCTATATAACCAACAAGAAGATGAGTAG
- a CDS encoding metal ABC transporter ATP-binding protein produces the protein MAFNTNKMNKETPASAADIAVKVDDLTVAYNYKPVLWDIDLEIPEGVLMAIVGPNGAGKSTLIKSILGILKPIAGSVSIYGKPYEKQRQLVAYVPQKGSVDWDFPTTALDVVMMGTYGSLGWIKRPGQKQKKAALEALEKVGMLPFKNRQISQLSGGQQQRIFLARALVQNASIYFMDEPFQGVDATTEIAIINILKELRKAGKTVIVVHHDLQTVPEYFDWVTFLNVKKIATGPVKDIFNDDNLTKTYGINYKVSIQE, from the coding sequence ATGGCGTTTAATACAAATAAGATGAATAAAGAGACACCTGCATCCGCAGCTGATATCGCCGTTAAAGTAGACGACCTTACCGTGGCCTATAACTACAAACCTGTGTTATGGGATATCGACTTAGAAATACCAGAAGGCGTCCTCATGGCTATTGTTGGTCCTAATGGTGCCGGAAAATCTACTTTAATCAAGTCTATATTAGGAATCTTAAAACCTATTGCTGGAAGTGTAAGCATTTATGGCAAACCTTACGAAAAGCAAAGACAGTTAGTGGCTTATGTTCCACAAAAAGGAAGTGTAGATTGGGACTTCCCTACTACTGCTTTGGATGTGGTTATGATGGGAACTTACGGAAGTTTAGGCTGGATAAAACGTCCTGGGCAGAAACAAAAAAAGGCAGCACTAGAAGCACTTGAAAAAGTGGGGATGCTTCCTTTTAAAAACCGACAAATAAGTCAGTTATCTGGTGGGCAGCAACAGCGAATTTTTTTAGCCAGAGCATTAGTGCAAAATGCATCCATTTATTTTATGGACGAGCCTTTCCAGGGAGTTGATGCAACAACAGAAATAGCCATTATAAACATACTAAAAGAACTCAGAAAAGCAGGAAAAACGGTTATTGTAGTTCACCATGATTTACAAACAGTACCAGAATATTTTGATTGGGTGACCTTCCTGAACGTAAAAAAGATAGCCACCGGACCTGTTAAGGATATATTCAACGATGACAATTTAACAAAGACTTACGGCATTAACTATAAAGTGAGTATACAGGAGTAG
- a CDS encoding metal ABC transporter solute-binding protein, Zn/Mn family yields the protein MKRIILILTIISVFLGCKNNKKDNGKLNVVTTTTMITDLVRNIGDTLVNVQGLMGSGVDPHLYKASEGDVSKLVNADIIFYNGLHLEGKLVEVFEKMKNKKTVAVSYILDKNTLIGSDYFASNYDPHIWFNIDYWKQATEYVVSILSEEAPDKKELFTANGEAYLTKLDVLKHKVENAISSLPKDQRILITAHDAFNYFGKSFNFEVVGLQGLSTATEAGVQDVQNLSKFIIEKKVKAIFVESSVPKRTIEALQAAVKSKNHEVIIGGTLYSDALGDAGTVEGTYIGMYEYNVRTIVEALR from the coding sequence ATGAAACGTATTATTCTTATTCTAACAATCATAAGTGTATTTTTAGGATGTAAAAACAACAAAAAAGATAACGGCAAACTAAATGTGGTTACAACTACCACAATGATTACCGATTTAGTCAGAAATATTGGGGATACCTTAGTTAATGTTCAAGGCTTAATGGGAAGCGGGGTAGATCCGCATCTCTACAAAGCCAGTGAAGGCGACGTCTCTAAATTGGTAAATGCTGATATTATTTTCTATAACGGCTTACATCTTGAAGGCAAACTTGTGGAAGTGTTCGAGAAAATGAAGAATAAAAAAACAGTAGCAGTTTCCTATATTCTAGATAAAAACACCTTAATAGGTTCTGATTATTTCGCTTCCAATTATGACCCACATATTTGGTTTAATATAGACTACTGGAAGCAAGCAACAGAATATGTTGTTAGCATTCTTTCTGAGGAGGCACCTGATAAAAAAGAACTTTTTACTGCTAACGGTGAAGCGTATTTAACCAAACTTGATGTTTTAAAGCATAAAGTCGAAAACGCTATTTCATCTTTACCAAAAGATCAACGTATTTTAATTACTGCTCACGATGCCTTTAATTACTTCGGAAAATCATTTAACTTTGAAGTCGTTGGTTTACAAGGACTTTCTACAGCTACCGAAGCAGGTGTACAAGACGTTCAAAACTTGTCAAAATTCATAATAGAAAAGAAAGTCAAAGCTATTTTTGTAGAGAGCTCAGTTCCAAAACGCACTATTGAAGCGCTGCAAGCAGCTGTAAAATCAAAAAACCATGAGGTTATCATTGGAGGAACACTATATTCCGATGCTCTAGGAGACGCAGGAACAGTGGAGGGCACATATATTGGCATGTATGAATATAATGTAAGGACTATTGTGGAGGCACTTAGATAA